A stretch of the Actinomyces qiguomingii genome encodes the following:
- a CDS encoding class I SAM-dependent RNA methyltransferase, whose translation MSPHRRNATPRPPALAPATPEYITLTVGAPAHGGHCVARPADEPSGRIVFVRHALPGETVRAVMTEKNAKIWRADAVEILSASPDRVRPSWKEAGPGGVGGGELSHVALPAQRTWKRWVLADCLRRIGGSDVVDAVSALPGVTGGAVSIEPMPGEAAAETDPDPRVRARAGTGTRTRVSLTVTEAGEAGMHGFRSGAVLPVRTLPLAVRAIQDLGLTERSLWRKHFRPGMRVDAVAPSEGDPLVLLDNPGDTGREPTVLTASGRSTGRRRVGEVVDASGLGLGELHYSVHADGFWQAHRQAPSVLVDRVVRAALAQTPTASGTRPADAPLDPDRTGNLRVLELYSGAGLFTLPLAALTGAVRSLEGDARAVGDARRTLHDYTGVELSAGRVTPAAVSSLGRFDVDARGGHGGADVVVLDPPRRGAGRGIIQAVAALNPRRVVLVACDPAALARDLGVFLALGYPPVAMSALDMFPHTHHFETIAVLERG comes from the coding sequence ATGAGTCCCCACCGCCGCAACGCCACACCCCGGCCGCCGGCCCTCGCGCCCGCCACGCCGGAGTACATCACCCTCACCGTCGGTGCTCCCGCCCACGGCGGCCACTGCGTGGCTCGTCCCGCCGATGAGCCCTCTGGGCGCATCGTCTTTGTTCGCCACGCCCTGCCCGGGGAGACCGTGCGGGCGGTGATGACGGAGAAGAACGCCAAGATTTGGCGGGCCGACGCCGTCGAGATCCTTTCCGCCTCACCTGACAGAGTGCGGCCCAGCTGGAAGGAGGCCGGCCCCGGGGGAGTGGGAGGCGGCGAACTCTCCCATGTGGCCCTGCCGGCTCAGCGCACCTGGAAGCGATGGGTGCTGGCGGACTGCCTGCGCCGCATCGGCGGCAGCGACGTAGTCGACGCGGTATCCGCCCTGCCCGGCGTCACCGGCGGCGCCGTGTCGATAGAGCCCATGCCGGGTGAGGCGGCCGCCGAGACCGACCCCGATCCACGAGTGCGTGCACGTGCCGGCACCGGCACTCGCACCCGCGTGTCCCTGACCGTCACCGAGGCCGGCGAGGCCGGCATGCACGGCTTCCGCTCCGGCGCCGTCCTGCCCGTGCGCACCCTGCCCCTGGCGGTACGCGCCATCCAGGACCTCGGCTTGACCGAACGCTCCCTGTGGCGTAAGCACTTCCGTCCCGGAATGCGCGTGGACGCGGTGGCCCCTTCAGAAGGGGATCCGCTGGTCCTGCTGGACAATCCCGGCGACACCGGGCGGGAACCCACTGTGCTTACCGCATCCGGGCGTTCCACGGGCCGCAGGCGCGTAGGCGAGGTGGTGGACGCCTCCGGCCTGGGCCTGGGCGAGCTGCACTACTCCGTGCACGCCGACGGCTTCTGGCAGGCCCACCGCCAGGCGCCGAGCGTGCTGGTCGACCGGGTGGTGCGTGCCGCTCTCGCCCAGACGCCAACCGCCTCCGGCACCCGCCCCGCAGATGCGCCGCTGGACCCCGACCGTACCGGCAACCTACGCGTACTGGAGCTGTACTCCGGAGCCGGATTGTTCACCCTGCCCCTGGCGGCGTTGACCGGTGCGGTGCGTTCGCTGGAGGGAGATGCTCGGGCTGTTGGCGACGCCCGCCGCACCCTTCACGATTACACCGGGGTAGAACTGTCCGCCGGACGAGTCACCCCCGCGGCGGTCTCTAGTCTGGGACGCTTCGACGTGGATGCTCGCGGCGGACACGGCGGCGCCGACGTGGTTGTACTCGACCCGCCGCGGCGGGGTGCCGGCCGGGGAATAATCCAGGCCGTGGCCGCCTTGAATCCGCGGCGGGTGGTGCTGGTCGCCTGCGACCCGGCCGCACTGGCTCGCGACCTGGGTGTCTTCCTGGCCCTCGGATACCCACCGGTTGCCATGAGCGCATTGGACATGTTCCCTCACACCCATCACTTCGAGACCATCGCGGTGCTGGAGCGCGGCTGA
- a CDS encoding APC family permease — translation MRDFADRVKRLLVGRSVPSRAAGRTPLPKRIALPVLGADVLSSVAYAPDEILLTLAVAGLAATAVSPWVALAVAGVLLLVVASYRQTIHAYPSGGGDYEVVSKNLGQRAGLMVASALISDFVLTVAVSISSAAGYLVAAVPALATHRVEIAVGIVTVLTLMNLRASRGPGRGAALPAYLYMGAIGVMAVVGAFQELTGTLGRAPSAAYEVVAQSGWDQGLTGLAGAFLVLRAWSCGCAALTGVEAIPGGVPSFQRPKASNAATTLLLLGVIAAVMLIGVVHLAGAVGVHMVDNPATDLLDAGAPLGEDYHQYPVIGQVAAAVFVGFPPMFYLVTLTTGLILVMAARSAFKGLPVLTGTLSGKEFLPRRPSKRGDQPDARGAMVLWVGAIAFIVGFQANTNRLIQLYIVGVFICFTLSQMGMLRHWNRQLSTATDPVGRRRMRRSRLINGMGVVGTGAVLVIVLLTEFTRGVWIAVAVIALLYLVMTGIHSHYRRFGDQVAIDDSSDALPAPAHVHAIVLVSRLHRPALRALTYALSTQPRSIEAVTVDTGDGVAQGLLDDWEHAELPVPLTILDSPYRDVTGPIVSYVRSLRRESPRDLVVVFLPEYLVRHWWQRALHNRTALPLKAALLLTPGVVVASVPWRLGLPGQTYIHQGLRITAPRGITDTDGANRTPPPTAQAAQATSDHPHLRTTPQENA, via the coding sequence GTGCGTGACTTCGCCGACCGCGTCAAGCGGCTCCTCGTCGGCCGCTCGGTTCCCAGCCGGGCCGCGGGGCGGACCCCTCTCCCCAAACGGATCGCCCTACCGGTGCTCGGAGCCGACGTCCTGTCCTCCGTCGCCTACGCCCCCGACGAGATCCTTCTCACCCTGGCGGTGGCTGGCCTGGCCGCCACCGCCGTGTCGCCCTGGGTGGCCCTGGCCGTTGCCGGCGTACTTCTGCTCGTGGTCGCCTCCTACCGGCAGACCATCCACGCCTACCCCTCCGGCGGGGGCGACTACGAGGTGGTATCCAAGAATCTCGGCCAACGGGCGGGACTCATGGTCGCCTCGGCCCTGATCAGTGACTTCGTACTCACAGTTGCCGTCTCCATCTCCTCCGCCGCCGGCTACCTGGTCGCCGCTGTACCCGCCCTGGCCACTCACAGGGTGGAGATCGCCGTCGGCATTGTCACCGTGCTGACGCTGATGAATCTGCGTGCTAGCCGCGGGCCAGGCCGTGGCGCTGCCCTGCCCGCATACCTGTACATGGGGGCCATCGGGGTCATGGCCGTGGTGGGCGCCTTTCAGGAGCTTACCGGCACTCTCGGACGGGCACCCTCCGCGGCCTACGAGGTGGTTGCTCAATCAGGCTGGGACCAGGGGCTGACGGGACTGGCTGGCGCTTTCCTGGTTCTGCGCGCATGGTCCTGCGGTTGCGCCGCCCTGACCGGCGTGGAGGCCATCCCCGGCGGGGTGCCCAGCTTCCAGCGACCCAAAGCTAGCAATGCCGCCACCACCCTGCTGCTGCTCGGTGTGATCGCCGCCGTCATGCTCATCGGCGTGGTGCATCTGGCCGGCGCCGTCGGCGTGCATATGGTCGACAACCCCGCCACCGATCTACTCGACGCCGGCGCGCCGCTGGGCGAGGACTACCACCAGTACCCGGTGATCGGCCAGGTCGCCGCGGCCGTGTTCGTGGGCTTTCCGCCCATGTTCTATCTGGTCACCTTGACCACCGGCCTGATCCTGGTAATGGCGGCCCGCTCCGCCTTCAAAGGTTTGCCGGTGCTTACCGGCACGCTCAGCGGCAAGGAGTTCCTGCCCCGCCGCCCGTCCAAGCGCGGCGATCAGCCAGACGCCAGGGGCGCCATGGTGCTGTGGGTCGGCGCCATCGCCTTCATCGTCGGTTTTCAAGCCAACACCAACCGACTGATCCAGCTGTACATCGTGGGCGTGTTCATCTGCTTCACCCTGTCCCAGATGGGAATGCTGCGGCACTGGAACCGGCAGCTGTCCACTGCCACCGATCCGGTCGGCCGCCGCCGAATGCGCCGTTCCCGCCTCATCAACGGCATGGGCGTGGTCGGGACCGGTGCCGTGCTGGTGATCGTCCTGCTGACCGAGTTCACTCGCGGCGTCTGGATCGCCGTGGCGGTCATCGCGCTGCTCTACCTGGTGATGACCGGCATCCACAGCCACTATCGGCGCTTCGGCGATCAGGTCGCAATTGACGACTCGTCCGACGCGCTGCCTGCACCCGCACACGTGCACGCCATCGTCCTGGTCTCCCGCCTGCACCGGCCCGCCCTGCGCGCGTTGACCTACGCCCTGTCAACACAACCGCGGTCCATTGAGGCCGTAACCGTTGACACCGGCGACGGTGTCGCACAAGGACTGCTGGATGACTGGGAGCACGCCGAACTGCCGGTGCCCTTGACCATACTGGACTCCCCGTACCGTGATGTCACCGGGCCCATCGTGTCCTATGTGCGCAGTTTGCGCCGCGAGTCGCCCCGCGATCTAGTGGTCGTCTTCCTGCCCGAGTACCTGGTGCGGCACTGGTGGCAGCGGGCCCTGCACAACCGGACGGCCCTGCCCCTGAAGGCCGCGCTGCTGCTGACCCCCGGCGTCGTGGTGGCCTCGGTGCCTTGGCGGCTGGGTCTTCCCGGCCAGACCTACATCCACCAAGGTCTTCGAATCACCGCACCGCGGGGCATCACAGACACCGACGGTGCCAACCGCACGCCTCCGCCCACCGCCCAAGCCGCGCAAGCGACCAGCGACCACCCACACCTCCGTACGACGCCCCAGGAGAATGCATGA